The following are from one region of the Mycolicibacterium helvum genome:
- a CDS encoding NADH:flavin oxidoreductase: MSDLFSPARLGPVTLRNRVIKAATSEGRSPTGEVTDDLIAFHLTFAEGGVGMTTVAYCCVSPQGASAPGQIVMSNAALPGLRRLTDAIHGAGAAISAQLGHAGVVAPRKLTGITAVAPSRFVNPTSMAYCRAITVDEIRTVTKQFGLAAQVAIDAGFDAVELHFGHLYLPSSFLSPLINRRTDSYGGNIDNRSRLVREIAQHVREVTGDQIAVIAKLDMDDGLPGSIWIDEALRTAQLLDSDATLDALELTQGSSVYKPMYLFRGDVPVKEFAGVMPPALRPAVRLFGKRTMGVYPYQDLYMLDAARQFVPLMRNTKLILLGGITEREHLQTGRSEGFDFFAMGRALLREPDRVNSMISQPDSRSRCNHNNKCMVTVFGRTHCVLDPVQRYGAVVPSASEQLT; the protein is encoded by the coding sequence ATGAGCGATCTGTTCAGCCCGGCGCGCCTTGGACCGGTGACCCTGCGCAACCGAGTGATCAAGGCCGCCACCTCCGAAGGGCGCTCGCCGACCGGTGAGGTCACCGATGATTTGATCGCGTTCCACCTGACCTTCGCCGAGGGCGGTGTCGGAATGACGACAGTCGCCTACTGTTGTGTCTCGCCCCAGGGTGCGAGCGCGCCGGGTCAGATCGTAATGAGCAACGCGGCGCTTCCGGGTCTGCGCAGACTAACCGATGCCATACACGGAGCCGGTGCAGCGATATCGGCGCAACTCGGACACGCCGGAGTGGTGGCGCCGCGAAAGCTCACCGGCATCACGGCGGTGGCCCCCAGTCGATTCGTCAATCCGACGTCCATGGCGTATTGCCGCGCCATCACAGTCGACGAAATCCGCACCGTCACCAAGCAATTCGGTCTCGCCGCTCAGGTCGCAATCGATGCCGGATTCGACGCGGTCGAACTGCATTTCGGTCATCTTTATCTGCCGAGCTCCTTTCTCAGCCCGCTCATCAATCGGCGAACAGATTCCTACGGCGGCAACATCGACAACCGTTCGCGGCTGGTCCGCGAGATCGCCCAGCACGTCCGTGAAGTGACGGGCGATCAGATCGCGGTGATCGCCAAACTGGACATGGATGACGGTCTGCCCGGGAGCATTTGGATCGACGAGGCACTGCGGACCGCACAGCTACTCGACTCGGATGCCACCCTGGACGCGTTGGAACTGACCCAGGGTTCGTCGGTGTACAAGCCGATGTACCTGTTCCGAGGAGACGTGCCGGTCAAGGAGTTCGCCGGTGTCATGCCGCCCGCGTTGCGTCCGGCTGTTCGGCTGTTCGGCAAGCGGACGATGGGTGTGTATCCGTACCAGGACCTGTACATGCTGGATGCCGCGCGCCAATTCGTGCCGCTCATGCGCAACACCAAGCTCATCCTCCTTGGCGGCATCACTGAGCGCGAGCACTTGCAGACCGGGCGGTCCGAGGGTTTTGACTTCTTCGCGATGGGCCGAGCGCTCTTGCGTGAACCCGACCGCGTCAATTCGATGATTTCGCAACCCGATTCACGCAGTCGGTGCAACCACAACAACAAGTGCATGGTGACGGTCTTCGGCCGGACGCATTGCGTGCTCGACCCGGTGCAACGGTACGGTGCGGTGGTGCCGTCAGCGTCCGAGCAACTCACCTAA
- a CDS encoding acyl-CoA synthetase, producing MHSEDLAAVIARARSHSLADIPRRSARKQPDKTAIIDGDVVLSFAEFDHLVDRAAAAFHDNGLRPGDRVALLARNCWQYAVLAFATARAGVVLVPINFMLTAEEIAYILGHSKTSAFIVETDLVPVAEQAMATSPTVTTKIALAPDRRSPPVGWSDFADWLTTTSPAPDIRIDDDQLLRVMYTSGTESRPKGVMHSSRSLMWQYISTIVAGSMSGDDVEVHSLPLYHCAQLDNFLATDIYLGATSIIVPRPDPELVLRTIERHGVTNYFAPPTVWISLLRSPVFDEVDLSSLRKGYYGASPMPTEILYEMRQRLPNLRLWNFYGQTEMAPLASALGPDEQDAHAGAAGRPVVNVETAILDESDNPVAAGIVGEIAHRSPHLMLGYLDAEEITAQAFSGGWFHSGDLGFYDEHGLLHVVDRKKDMIKTGGENVASREVEEVLYRHSGIEEAAVFGIPHPVWVEAVVAAVVARAGAAPSEAEILSHCRDHLAGFKTPKQVFFVDSLPKNPSGKLLKRDLRQRFSVDITDIERDSPRV from the coding sequence ATGCACTCTGAGGACCTCGCCGCGGTCATCGCCCGTGCCCGCAGCCACAGCCTGGCCGACATCCCGCGCCGGTCGGCACGCAAGCAGCCCGACAAGACCGCCATCATCGACGGTGACGTGGTGCTCAGCTTCGCCGAGTTCGACCACCTGGTGGACCGAGCCGCCGCAGCGTTCCACGACAACGGCTTGCGCCCGGGCGATCGGGTTGCGCTGTTAGCGCGCAATTGCTGGCAGTACGCAGTACTGGCGTTCGCCACCGCCCGCGCCGGAGTGGTTCTCGTGCCGATCAACTTCATGCTGACCGCCGAAGAGATCGCATACATCCTCGGGCACAGCAAGACCTCCGCCTTCATCGTCGAGACCGACCTGGTGCCCGTCGCCGAACAGGCGATGGCGACCAGCCCGACCGTCACGACAAAGATTGCGCTGGCACCCGACAGGCGGTCCCCGCCAGTCGGTTGGTCGGACTTCGCCGACTGGCTAACCACGACCAGCCCAGCGCCGGATATCCGCATCGACGACGATCAACTGCTGCGGGTCATGTACACCAGCGGCACCGAGTCACGGCCCAAAGGGGTCATGCACAGCAGCCGCAGCCTGATGTGGCAGTACATCAGCACCATCGTCGCCGGCTCCATGTCCGGCGATGACGTCGAAGTCCACTCCCTGCCGCTGTATCACTGTGCCCAGTTGGACAATTTCCTGGCCACCGACATCTATCTCGGTGCCACCAGCATTATCGTGCCCCGGCCGGATCCCGAACTGGTGTTACGCACCATCGAGCGCCATGGCGTCACCAATTACTTTGCGCCGCCCACTGTCTGGATCAGCCTGCTGCGCAGCCCGGTGTTCGACGAGGTGGACCTGTCGAGTCTGCGCAAAGGCTATTACGGAGCGTCACCGATGCCCACCGAGATCCTGTACGAGATGAGACAGCGGCTTCCCAACCTCCGATTGTGGAACTTCTACGGTCAGACCGAGATGGCTCCCCTGGCCTCCGCGCTGGGACCCGATGAGCAGGATGCCCATGCCGGGGCAGCGGGACGGCCGGTCGTCAATGTCGAGACCGCCATCCTCGACGAGTCGGACAACCCCGTCGCAGCCGGAATTGTGGGCGAAATCGCCCACCGCAGCCCACATCTGATGCTCGGCTACCTCGATGCCGAGGAAATCACAGCCCAAGCCTTCTCCGGCGGCTGGTTCCACTCGGGGGATCTGGGTTTCTACGACGAGCACGGTCTCCTCCACGTCGTGGACCGCAAGAAAGACATGATCAAGACCGGCGGCGAGAACGTCGCCAGCCGTGAGGTCGAGGAAGTTCTCTACCGGCACAGCGGGATCGAAGAAGCGGCGGTGTTCGGCATCCCGCACCCGGTCTGGGTGGAGGCTGTGGTCGCCGCGGTGGTCGCTCGTGCCGGAGCCGCTCCGTCGGAAGCCGAGATCCTGAGTCATTGTCGCGACCACCTCGCCGGGTTCAAGACTCCCAAGCAGGTGTTCTTCGTCGACTCTCTGCCGAAGAACCCGAGCGGCAAACTACTCAAACGCGATCTGCGCCAGCGGTTCAGCGTCGACATCACCGATATCGAAAGGGATTCCCCACGTGTATGA
- a CDS encoding FAD-dependent oxidoreductase — protein MTVEDDVSPVPASSIDHWDHEADVVIVGYGIAGAAAAVEAARSGADVLVLERTGSWGGAAAMAGGFIYLGGGTPIQKACGFEDSPANMAAFLNVAMGPGADEARIADYCEGSLGHFDWLTDCGVPFKPEFWGEPGWEPPGDQGLMFTGGENAYPFNMIAEPAPRGHIPQMAGKVAGEKSGGFMLMKPLVETATSLGVRAIYDVRAQTLVVESDGRVSGVIAKQYGGPVRVRARRGVMLAAGSFAHSESMVKQFAPAIAGRPAASIEQHDGRAIRMAQALGADLAHMDATEVAFLIDPQQTVRGVLVNALGQRYVPEDMYSGRIGQLTLYRQDDTAYLIIDGDAQEHAMAAISATPVLKRPATWVCETVAELEAEIGLPVGSLQATIGAYNESAARGEDPLLHKKPEWIKPVGTPVGAIDLRASCGGFTLGGLMTSLDGEVLHVSGNPIPGLFAAGRCTAGLAAWGYASGISLGDGSFYGRRAGSAASSA, from the coding sequence ATGACAGTCGAAGATGACGTCAGCCCGGTTCCCGCATCGTCGATCGACCACTGGGACCATGAGGCCGACGTGGTCATCGTCGGCTACGGCATCGCGGGTGCGGCGGCTGCGGTGGAGGCAGCGCGCTCCGGCGCCGATGTCCTGGTGCTCGAACGCACCGGATCGTGGGGCGGCGCCGCGGCAATGGCGGGTGGGTTCATCTACCTCGGCGGCGGCACGCCGATCCAGAAGGCCTGTGGTTTCGAGGATTCCCCGGCGAACATGGCGGCCTTCCTCAATGTCGCGATGGGGCCGGGCGCCGATGAGGCTCGCATCGCCGACTACTGCGAGGGCAGCCTCGGCCACTTCGACTGGCTCACCGACTGCGGAGTGCCGTTCAAGCCGGAGTTCTGGGGAGAGCCCGGCTGGGAGCCGCCCGGCGATCAGGGTCTGATGTTCACCGGCGGCGAGAACGCTTACCCGTTCAACATGATCGCCGAACCCGCTCCGCGCGGGCACATCCCGCAGATGGCCGGGAAAGTTGCCGGCGAGAAGAGCGGCGGTTTCATGTTGATGAAGCCGCTGGTCGAGACCGCGACGTCGCTCGGCGTACGAGCGATCTATGACGTGCGGGCCCAGACGCTGGTCGTCGAGTCCGACGGTCGGGTGTCGGGCGTGATCGCGAAGCAGTATGGCGGGCCGGTGCGGGTGCGCGCCCGGCGCGGGGTCATGTTGGCGGCGGGCAGCTTCGCCCACAGCGAGTCGATGGTCAAGCAGTTTGCACCCGCTATCGCGGGACGCCCCGCTGCGTCGATCGAACAGCACGACGGGCGGGCGATCCGGATGGCGCAGGCACTCGGCGCCGACCTCGCGCACATGGATGCCACCGAGGTGGCGTTCCTGATCGATCCACAGCAGACCGTCCGTGGCGTACTCGTCAACGCCCTCGGCCAGCGGTATGTCCCTGAGGACATGTATTCCGGCCGGATCGGTCAGCTGACGCTGTACCGACAAGATGACACCGCCTACCTGATCATCGACGGTGACGCACAAGAGCACGCGATGGCCGCGATCTCGGCCACCCCGGTGCTCAAGCGGCCCGCGACGTGGGTGTGCGAGACGGTCGCCGAGCTCGAGGCCGAGATCGGTCTGCCGGTCGGCTCGCTGCAGGCGACGATCGGGGCCTATAACGAGTCGGCCGCCCGCGGCGAGGATCCGTTGCTGCACAAGAAGCCGGAGTGGATCAAGCCCGTCGGGACCCCGGTCGGCGCGATCGACCTGCGGGCGAGCTGCGGCGGTTTCACCCTCGGCGGACTGATGACCTCTTTGGACGGCGAAGTACTGCATGTCAGCGGGAACCCCATCCCCGGACTGTTCGCGGCGGGGCGCTGTACCGCGGGGCTTGCGGCGTGGGGTTACGCCAGCGGTATCTCACTCGGTGACGGCAGTTTCTATGGCCGTCGCGCGGGTAGTGCGGCGTCGAGCGCGTAG
- a CDS encoding SDR family NAD(P)-dependent oxidoreductase, with translation MSQILAGKTALVTGSSRGIGRAISQRLAAEGATVAVTARAHTPSPSLRSGNTEALPGTIEETVALIEDAGGKAFGLAADLEDSAARDGLVDAVVERTGRIDIVVNNAGFADYSVVENMSLETFDRTVEHYLRTPFVLTKAAVPHMRRQGAGWIVNIGSVTGVPPVRPYRDYNKTAGDVIYASCKAALHRFTQGVAAELLGANIAVNCVGPSTAVRTPGAASLIPDNFPTEPVEYLAETVLAMCHLPAEQRTGLVAFSLHYPWSQHLPVHTLDGATTLPPLEPPATANPNILPAGL, from the coding sequence ATGAGTCAGATCCTTGCCGGCAAGACGGCGTTGGTGACCGGAAGCAGTCGTGGGATCGGGCGGGCGATCTCCCAGCGGCTTGCCGCCGAAGGCGCGACAGTCGCGGTCACCGCCCGGGCCCACACGCCCTCGCCCTCGCTTCGGTCCGGGAACACCGAGGCTCTACCCGGCACCATCGAGGAGACAGTCGCACTTATCGAAGACGCGGGTGGGAAGGCTTTCGGTCTCGCCGCCGACCTCGAGGATTCCGCAGCGCGTGACGGGCTGGTGGATGCGGTGGTGGAGCGTACCGGCCGTATCGACATCGTGGTCAACAACGCGGGGTTCGCCGACTATTCAGTGGTCGAAAACATGTCCCTGGAGACGTTCGACCGGACCGTCGAGCACTATCTGAGAACACCGTTCGTGTTGACGAAAGCCGCAGTGCCCCATATGCGTCGACAGGGGGCCGGCTGGATCGTGAACATCGGCTCGGTCACCGGGGTGCCACCGGTTCGGCCGTACCGCGACTACAACAAGACTGCGGGCGATGTGATCTACGCGTCCTGCAAGGCCGCGTTGCACCGGTTCACCCAAGGCGTTGCGGCCGAGTTGCTCGGCGCCAACATCGCGGTGAATTGTGTTGGCCCGTCCACGGCGGTGCGCACTCCCGGTGCGGCGTCGCTGATTCCGGACAATTTCCCCACCGAGCCAGTCGAATACCTGGCCGAGACCGTCTTGGCGATGTGCCACCTACCGGCCGAGCAGCGAACGGGTCTGGTGGCGTTCAGCTTGCACTACCCGTGGTCGCAACATCTTCCGGTCCATACGCTCGACGGGGCCACCACGTTGCCGCCACTGGAGCCACCGGCAACAGCGAACCCGAATATCCTGCCTGCCGGGCTCTGA
- a CDS encoding alpha/beta hydrolase encodes MTLDPQIAGLIETLDSGFPPVHTMTGAQVRAAIRARFVPNPNPEPVSHVVDRQIDVAGGSVGVRIYRPESDDSLPILVYAHGGGFVFCDLDSHDGLCRNLANSIPAVVVSVDYRLAPEHRWPTAAEDVFAATVWAAAHATELGGDPSRIAVGGDSAGGNLAAVTTLMARDRDSVPIAAQLLLYPVIAAHFDTESYRRYGRGYYNPRPALQWYWDQYVPAVEDRQHPYASPLQADLTGLPAAVVVLAGHDPLRDEGIAYANALAAAGTPTTRCSFEGGIHGFMTMPMLDLAHQARRDAARSLGELLGR; translated from the coding sequence GTGACTCTCGATCCTCAGATCGCGGGTCTGATCGAAACCCTGGACTCGGGGTTTCCGCCAGTGCATACGATGACGGGAGCGCAGGTGCGCGCCGCGATCCGCGCCCGTTTTGTCCCCAACCCGAACCCCGAACCGGTGTCCCACGTCGTGGATCGCCAGATCGATGTTGCGGGTGGCAGCGTGGGTGTCCGGATCTACCGGCCCGAGTCCGATGACTCGCTGCCAATTCTCGTGTATGCCCACGGTGGCGGGTTTGTGTTCTGCGACCTCGACAGTCACGACGGGTTGTGTCGCAACCTTGCCAATTCGATTCCCGCCGTGGTGGTCTCGGTCGATTATCGGCTGGCTCCCGAACACCGATGGCCCACCGCTGCCGAAGACGTCTTTGCCGCCACCGTGTGGGCAGCGGCGCATGCCACCGAACTCGGCGGCGATCCCAGCCGGATCGCGGTGGGCGGGGACAGCGCAGGCGGAAACCTTGCCGCAGTCACCACGTTGATGGCCCGAGATCGTGACTCCGTGCCGATCGCCGCACAGTTGCTGCTGTATCCAGTGATCGCCGCCCACTTCGACACCGAGTCCTACCGGCGTTACGGCCGCGGCTACTACAACCCGCGCCCAGCGCTTCAGTGGTATTGGGATCAGTACGTGCCTGCGGTCGAAGACCGTCAGCATCCATACGCCTCGCCACTGCAGGCGGATCTGACCGGTCTACCCGCGGCCGTCGTCGTGCTGGCCGGCCACGATCCACTGCGCGACGAAGGGATCGCCTATGCGAATGCATTGGCGGCGGCGGGGACACCCACCACGCGGTGCTCTTTCGAGGGCGGCATCCATGGCTTCATGACGATGCCGATGCTCGACCTCGCCCACCAGGCTCGTCGGGATGCGGCCCGATCGTTAGGTGAGTTGCTCGGACGCTGA
- a CDS encoding flavin-containing monooxygenase has product MTVTTESSSSADSAPDPAVLRAHLRQADPGVLVAVLAQMTGDASVVDRYASKIDHVPDPPERAGTTDPATADALADEIIAALGRPRPAGAIAADDRELFAALLPIALGTDVDDEQVDLLLEQGGFRSSQPTLPRTTPIPSTMTMAIIGAGIAGIAVALAAAEEGVHFQIYDRNNEVGGTWLTTTYPGIGVDTPAAYYSLSREVNPNWSNYYPEGAEYQDYLVALADKHELRRHIRFGTEVEALWWDEQRQQWQIHSRAADGVRSVDYASVVVTAAGYLNRPRFPDIKGRETFSGTSIHSALWDPTLDLTGKRVAVIGAGCTAVQIVDACVDEVEHLTVFQRQPHWVAPRKRLSDEVPEHRRYLGRVLPFYAMWHRLKSYWGTADNNYPIILQDPEWSQTHLSISPANDVLLQMCLDYIDRMFGAGTELARKVTPDFAPYGKRIIRDPGGYYAALTREHVDVEASEPAEVNSDGIVTADGRQIDLDVIIYATGYHLDFLSTVDIRGRGGKTLAGEWGDSPRAYRGGTVPGFPNLFITSAPNYSPGHGAGANFSMEVLAHFIVECLQLMALRGATTIEVTEKAFEEYVAGIDQAMQGTVWCHTPNAHTYYRSESGRVVVATPYRLVDLWQQHRAPVEKDFVLQ; this is encoded by the coding sequence ATGACCGTTACCACTGAATCGTCGTCATCGGCAGACAGCGCACCGGATCCGGCTGTCCTGCGCGCGCATCTGCGTCAGGCAGACCCCGGCGTTCTGGTTGCGGTGCTCGCCCAGATGACCGGTGACGCATCGGTCGTGGACCGGTACGCCAGCAAGATCGACCACGTCCCGGACCCGCCGGAGCGGGCGGGAACCACCGATCCCGCCACCGCGGATGCGTTGGCTGACGAGATCATCGCCGCGCTCGGTCGACCCCGGCCGGCCGGCGCGATCGCCGCGGACGATCGTGAGCTGTTCGCCGCCCTGTTGCCGATCGCGCTGGGAACCGACGTCGACGACGAACAGGTGGACCTGCTCCTCGAGCAAGGCGGTTTCCGATCCTCACAACCCACACTGCCCCGGACCACGCCGATCCCCTCGACGATGACGATGGCGATCATCGGGGCCGGCATCGCCGGTATCGCGGTCGCGCTGGCCGCGGCCGAGGAGGGTGTGCACTTCCAGATCTACGACCGCAACAATGAGGTCGGCGGCACATGGCTGACCACCACGTACCCGGGCATCGGCGTGGACACGCCGGCGGCGTACTACTCGCTGTCTCGGGAGGTGAACCCGAACTGGTCCAACTACTACCCGGAAGGTGCCGAATACCAGGATTATCTGGTGGCCCTGGCCGACAAACACGAGCTGCGCCGCCACATCCGCTTCGGTACCGAAGTGGAAGCGCTGTGGTGGGACGAGCAACGCCAGCAGTGGCAGATCCACTCACGCGCCGCCGACGGCGTCCGAAGCGTCGACTACGCCAGCGTCGTCGTCACCGCGGCCGGGTACCTCAACCGGCCTCGCTTCCCGGACATCAAAGGGCGAGAAACGTTCTCCGGAACCAGCATTCACTCAGCACTGTGGGACCCCACCCTCGACCTCACCGGGAAGAGGGTAGCCGTAATCGGAGCTGGGTGCACCGCCGTGCAGATCGTCGATGCCTGTGTCGACGAAGTCGAACACCTCACCGTCTTTCAACGGCAGCCGCATTGGGTGGCACCCCGCAAGCGCCTCTCCGATGAGGTGCCCGAGCACCGGCGCTATCTGGGCCGGGTGCTGCCGTTCTACGCCATGTGGCACCGGCTCAAGTCGTACTGGGGCACAGCAGACAACAACTATCCGATCATCCTGCAGGATCCCGAGTGGTCGCAGACGCACTTGTCGATCTCCCCGGCCAACGACGTCTTGCTGCAGATGTGTCTGGACTATATCGACCGCATGTTCGGGGCCGGAACGGAATTGGCGCGCAAGGTCACACCCGACTTCGCGCCCTACGGCAAACGCATCATTCGCGACCCTGGTGGCTACTACGCCGCGCTGACCCGCGAGCATGTCGATGTCGAGGCGAGTGAACCCGCCGAGGTGAACTCCGACGGAATCGTGACGGCCGACGGCCGCCAGATCGACCTCGACGTCATCATCTATGCCACCGGCTACCACCTCGACTTCTTGTCCACCGTCGACATCCGCGGTCGTGGCGGCAAGACGTTGGCGGGGGAGTGGGGAGACAGTCCCCGTGCTTACCGGGGCGGAACCGTTCCGGGATTTCCGAATCTGTTCATCACCTCGGCCCCCAACTACAGCCCAGGGCACGGAGCGGGGGCCAACTTCTCCATGGAGGTCCTCGCCCACTTCATCGTGGAGTGCCTGCAGCTCATGGCCTTACGCGGCGCGACGACGATCGAAGTGACCGAGAAAGCGTTCGAGGAGTACGTCGCCGGCATCGACCAGGCGATGCAAGGCACCGTGTGGTGCCACACCCCGAATGCGCACACGTACTACCGGTCGGAATCGGGTCGCGTCGTCGTCGCTACCCCGTATCGACTGGTCGACTTGTGGCAGCAGCACCGGGCTCCCGTCGAAAAGGACTTCGTCCTGCAATGA
- the bphC gene encoding biphenyl-2,3-diol 1,2-dioxygenase, which produces MSLIKGLGYVTVAASDIERWRHFAFGVLGFAQGKGSDASALYLRMDERAARIIVVPGDVDKIVTVGWEVRDHADLERVKTSLDSAGVPFKQLSLDEADSRRVEEAIAFDDPAGTSLEVFHGAVLDHSPVVTPFGARFVTGNQGLGHVVLPALDVDGAFAFYTDVLGFKSRGAFRVPAPPEFGPIRVRFMGVNQRHHSLAICPAQTVRDPGLIHLMVEVDSLDAVGQALDRVDAEGFALSSTLGRHTNDKMVSFYVRAPGDWDIEFGTEGMRVDEMYYTAEEITADSYWGHQWVSDLPAAMRP; this is translated from the coding sequence ATGAGTCTCATCAAAGGCCTCGGCTACGTCACCGTTGCCGCCTCCGATATCGAACGCTGGCGACATTTCGCATTCGGCGTCCTCGGTTTTGCCCAGGGCAAGGGTTCCGATGCGTCAGCGCTGTATCTACGGATGGACGAACGAGCCGCGCGCATCATCGTCGTGCCCGGTGATGTGGACAAAATCGTCACGGTCGGATGGGAGGTGCGCGACCATGCCGACCTGGAGCGGGTCAAAACTTCCCTCGATTCCGCCGGTGTTCCCTTCAAGCAACTGTCACTGGATGAAGCAGACAGCAGGCGTGTTGAGGAAGCGATCGCCTTCGACGATCCCGCCGGAACCTCGCTGGAGGTCTTCCACGGCGCGGTCCTCGACCACTCCCCTGTCGTGACCCCGTTCGGCGCGCGTTTCGTCACCGGCAATCAGGGACTGGGCCACGTCGTGCTGCCCGCCCTCGACGTCGACGGAGCGTTCGCCTTCTACACCGACGTCCTGGGGTTCAAGTCCCGCGGCGCATTCCGGGTCCCCGCGCCGCCCGAATTCGGCCCGATCCGGGTGCGGTTCATGGGTGTCAACCAACGTCACCACAGTTTGGCGATCTGCCCCGCGCAGACGGTTCGCGATCCCGGGCTGATCCACCTGATGGTCGAAGTCGACTCGCTCGACGCAGTGGGTCAGGCGCTAGATCGGGTCGACGCCGAGGGCTTTGCACTATCGTCGACCCTGGGTCGGCACACCAACGACAAGATGGTGTCGTTCTACGTGCGCGCGCCGGGCGATTGGGACATCGAATTCGGCACCGAAGGGATGCGCGTCGACGAAATGTACTACACCGCAGAGGAAATCACCGCCGACAGCTACTGGGGGCATCAGTGGGTGTCCGACCTTCCGGCGGCCATGCGTCCATGA
- a CDS encoding Dabb family protein — MPAPRNGSPTVGATRLVDVVEPERPRVLSALRKAAEAGGPLRAVVEPTESGSRNGGDILVHLRFADLNAWARSNFDDALRDPAITNVNGVTYRGTPLCRGAGTVYRALLLRVPPEVPAEQVSAFEQELAMMPRYVSTIRAWQLSRVDEAIGTTGWTHVFEQEFTDVDGLMGPYLMHPVHWAVVDRWFDPETTDMIIRDRVCHSFCRTDGPVLN, encoded by the coding sequence ATGCCCGCCCCGCGCAATGGAAGCCCGACGGTCGGGGCCACTCGGTTGGTGGATGTGGTCGAACCGGAACGCCCACGGGTACTGAGTGCATTACGGAAGGCAGCCGAAGCCGGCGGGCCACTGCGGGCCGTGGTCGAACCAACGGAGTCGGGGTCACGCAACGGCGGCGACATCCTGGTGCATCTTCGGTTCGCGGACCTGAATGCCTGGGCCCGAAGCAATTTCGATGATGCCCTTCGCGATCCGGCAATCACCAACGTCAACGGTGTGACATATCGGGGAACTCCCCTGTGTCGCGGCGCCGGCACGGTGTACCGAGCGTTGCTGCTCCGTGTGCCACCCGAGGTTCCGGCGGAGCAGGTCAGCGCATTCGAGCAAGAACTGGCGATGATGCCCAGATATGTGTCGACCATCCGGGCATGGCAACTGAGCCGCGTCGACGAGGCGATCGGGACCACGGGCTGGACTCACGTCTTCGAGCAGGAGTTCACCGATGTGGACGGCTTGATGGGGCCCTACCTGATGCACCCCGTCCACTGGGCCGTGGTCGATCGCTGGTTCGATCCGGAGACGACCGACATGATCATCCGAGACCGCGTGTGTCACAGCTTCTGCCGAACCGATGGGCCCGTTCTGAACTGA
- a CDS encoding IclR family transcriptional regulator: MTMAVEKAGETPSAVIDRISLVLDSFDGPGRLTLAQIVRRTGLPRSSAHRMLERLVALRWLRRDGRDYELGMRLVELGSLALHQDRIHRAAIPLLRDLHRATGLVVHLAVLDGSDVVYLEKVGDHMGGAIPTRVGGRQPAHCTAVGKAILADNHITEVDLTDRKTRFSIATAPQLVTELAKIRAHGVAFEREESLPGFGCVAAPIGPAGQAVAAVSVCGPMNRMAFDNRLVAPVRMTAMGIWRSAEDGADRVAPTLQSLRPLRVGPAPRPLGRDSASLQPA; this comes from the coding sequence ATGACAATGGCTGTCGAGAAGGCGGGCGAGACACCCAGCGCCGTCATTGACCGGATTTCGCTGGTGCTGGATTCTTTCGACGGCCCGGGCCGCTTGACGCTGGCCCAGATCGTGCGCCGAACGGGCCTGCCGCGGTCGTCCGCGCACCGCATGCTCGAGCGTCTTGTCGCGTTGCGCTGGCTGCGCCGCGACGGCCGCGACTACGAGCTCGGGATGCGGCTGGTCGAGCTGGGATCATTGGCTCTGCACCAGGACCGCATTCACCGAGCCGCCATTCCATTGTTGCGTGACCTGCACCGAGCGACGGGGTTGGTTGTGCACCTGGCGGTCCTCGACGGATCCGATGTTGTGTATCTGGAGAAGGTCGGCGACCACATGGGCGGAGCGATTCCCACCCGGGTCGGCGGTCGGCAGCCGGCACACTGTACGGCGGTGGGAAAGGCGATCCTCGCCGACAACCACATCACGGAGGTCGACCTGACCGACCGCAAGACCCGGTTCTCGATCGCGACAGCGCCCCAACTGGTCACCGAGTTGGCCAAGATCCGCGCGCACGGTGTGGCTTTCGAGCGCGAGGAATCGCTGCCCGGCTTCGGCTGTGTGGCGGCCCCCATCGGCCCGGCCGGCCAAGCGGTCGCCGCCGTCTCGGTCTGCGGACCTATGAACCGGATGGCCTTCGACAATCGATTGGTCGCGCCGGTGAGAATGACTGCGATGGGTATCTGGCGTAGCGCTGAGGATGGTGCCGACCGTGTCGCGCCGACACTGCAGTCCCTGCGCCCGCTACGCGTCGGCCCCGCTCCCCGACCCTTGGGACGGGATTCGGCATCGCTGCAGCCGGCGTGA